The Klebsiella sp. RHBSTW-00484 genome includes a window with the following:
- a CDS encoding carbohydrate porin yields the protein MKITSITLPGFCLINILTIPYALSASNISVEQRLNQLELRLQQAENRAAIAEQKNAQLATQLKQTEEGSHQAQKKVEDLETRTQKIEKITPDDNGYFELHGYARAGMMTNHNARHTQGGPFMTPAGQTGGAIGRLGNEPDTYVEVYLEKKQRLDNGATTRFMTMIADQQKSYNDWTADSSTLNVSQAFAEIASLPSFTGPLKDTTLWAGKRVDRDNFEIPWLDSKFVALNGTGGGIYDVRWSENTRSNFSFIGRSFGDVDVVNNDVQNYILTANNYFGPVQLFVSGMQAKDNEERETLSGYKVFNAANKGYTVLLGYQGDSFYGMAQGESRSVLSWGQGLGAEVKNIGTDPALLSDASTLRFASYGMVNLARNWDFAPSILAQYSSDRYVKGDDYRWVTLNGRVMQNITQNFALGYEATWQYMDLDPNGYQQYQKVHGNYYKLTFAPTFRPDDVSPFFTRPELRVFATWMNWDKALDNYSPNDTLGQKGFTSGGEWSFGIQMETFF from the coding sequence ATGAAAATTACCTCTATAACCCTACCCGGTTTCTGTCTGATAAATATACTGACGATCCCTTATGCTTTATCTGCGTCCAATATCAGCGTTGAACAACGACTTAATCAACTGGAATTGCGGCTCCAGCAGGCGGAAAACCGCGCAGCTATCGCGGAACAAAAAAACGCGCAATTAGCGACTCAGCTAAAACAAACTGAAGAGGGATCGCACCAGGCGCAGAAAAAAGTCGAAGACCTTGAAACCCGCACGCAAAAAATTGAAAAAATCACCCCGGACGATAATGGTTATTTTGAACTTCACGGCTACGCGCGCGCCGGGATGATGACCAACCACAACGCTCGCCATACCCAGGGTGGCCCATTTATGACCCCTGCCGGGCAAACCGGCGGCGCGATTGGCCGTTTGGGTAACGAACCTGACACCTACGTCGAAGTCTATCTGGAGAAAAAACAACGTCTGGATAATGGCGCGACAACCCGTTTTATGACCATGATCGCCGACCAGCAAAAGAGCTACAACGACTGGACCGCCGACTCCAGCACCCTAAACGTCAGCCAGGCGTTTGCCGAAATTGCCTCCCTGCCGAGTTTCACCGGGCCGCTCAAAGACACCACCTTATGGGCCGGGAAGCGCGTTGACCGCGACAACTTTGAAATTCCGTGGCTGGACTCCAAGTTCGTGGCGCTCAACGGCACCGGCGGCGGCATCTATGACGTTCGCTGGTCAGAGAACACGCGCAGCAACTTCTCCTTTATCGGGCGCAGCTTTGGCGATGTCGACGTGGTGAATAACGATGTGCAGAACTACATTCTCACCGCCAACAACTATTTCGGCCCGGTACAGCTTTTCGTCAGCGGCATGCAGGCCAAAGACAACGAGGAACGCGAGACGCTCAGCGGCTATAAAGTCTTCAACGCCGCTAATAAAGGCTACACCGTACTGCTCGGTTATCAGGGCGATAGCTTCTATGGGATGGCACAAGGCGAATCACGCAGCGTGCTGTCATGGGGGCAAGGGCTGGGCGCGGAGGTGAAAAATATCGGTACCGACCCGGCGCTGCTTTCTGACGCCAGCACCCTGCGGTTTGCCAGCTATGGCATGGTTAACCTGGCCCGCAACTGGGATTTCGCACCTTCAATTCTTGCGCAATACAGCAGCGATCGCTACGTCAAAGGCGATGACTATCGCTGGGTAACGTTGAACGGTCGCGTCATGCAAAATATCACGCAGAACTTCGCGCTAGGCTATGAAGCCACCTGGCAGTATATGGATCTCGATCCTAACGGCTATCAGCAGTACCAGAAGGTCCACGGCAACTACTACAAGCTCACCTTTGCTCCGACCTTCCGTCCGGACGATGTCTCGCCGTTCTTTACCCGTCCGGAACTGCGCGTTTTTGCCACCTGGATGAACTGGGATAAGGCGCTGGATAACTACAGCCCCAACGATACGCTGGGCCAGAAAGGCTTTACCTCTGGTGGAGAGTGGTCGTTTGGTATTCAGATGGAAACCTTCTTCTGA
- a CDS encoding AraC family transcriptional regulator, whose product MQRTQVIENWYRESDDFSTLVNYRVLRAGHIRTNGNFHIQRQSVVGHELIFCLKGRGVIRLENNLHHVQEGNLAWLPVRWPHEHYPDSAEPWEILWLRIDSSKLNNIMQILNVLQEPVFAFQQPEKVTEIYYQLFSLMKSHTLVSDAHCDALCAKLIFTLLENRSQETEKSPVITHRGLGRLIYQIHSHYNDEWDIEKFMQYCQVSKSQLFRLFQETFNQSPLKWLKNYRLSQARRLLVETDDTISKIAGQVGYNDPLHFSRDFHRAVGVSPSEFRRQEKQLSDGA is encoded by the coding sequence GTGCAGCGAACGCAGGTCATCGAAAACTGGTATCGCGAGTCCGATGATTTTTCGACGCTGGTGAATTATCGGGTTCTCAGGGCGGGCCATATCCGGACAAACGGCAATTTCCATATTCAACGTCAGTCGGTTGTCGGGCATGAACTTATATTTTGCCTTAAAGGGCGTGGGGTTATTCGACTGGAAAATAATCTGCATCATGTGCAGGAAGGAAATCTGGCCTGGCTACCGGTACGTTGGCCGCATGAACATTATCCTGATAGCGCTGAACCGTGGGAAATATTATGGCTGAGAATTGATAGCTCAAAATTAAATAATATCATGCAGATTCTTAATGTTCTTCAGGAACCCGTATTTGCCTTCCAGCAACCGGAGAAAGTGACTGAAATTTATTATCAACTGTTCAGTTTAATGAAAAGCCATACTCTGGTTTCAGACGCGCACTGCGATGCGCTGTGCGCAAAACTTATTTTTACCTTGCTGGAGAACCGCAGCCAGGAAACGGAGAAATCCCCGGTTATTACCCATCGCGGCCTGGGGCGGCTTATATATCAGATCCACAGCCACTATAATGACGAGTGGGATATTGAAAAATTTATGCAGTACTGCCAGGTGAGTAAATCGCAGCTATTTCGCCTGTTTCAGGAGACCTTTAATCAAAGCCCGTTAAAATGGCTGAAAAATTATCGTCTGTCTCAGGCCCGGCGGTTATTGGTCGAAACTGATGACACAATTAGCAAAATTGCCGGGCAGGTGGGTTATAACGATCCGCTGCATTTCTCGCGCGACTTTCATCGCGCGGTAGGCGTTTCGCCAAGTGAATTTCGCCGTCAGGAAAAACAGCTTTCGGATGGCGCGTGA
- a CDS encoding helix-turn-helix domain-containing protein, producing the protein MEIKLHANATTTPRTRKYLQESDKSDRELAQELGISITTVRRWRNRSQISDNHTTPHLIHKVLRQEQEALINTLRDVLRAPLDELLFMVNEGLGIAISRATLNRYLHPAHKGRKNAAPQGKKALKAGLRADTLMLHYRLVALSMDDGGEHHLLWAQEPISGWCFGRIYCGISPALVDSWLEQVLEACPAKIQCLETYVQKGFHPSSAGLLCRAVAAQEVGAVQLSERLADVIPALDEPDATLQRLCALWNQGRTQKKLGDMTPQAFLESLGQR; encoded by the coding sequence ATGGAAATCAAGCTGCACGCCAACGCCACTACCACGCCAAGAACGCGCAAATATCTCCAGGAATCGGATAAAAGTGACCGGGAACTGGCGCAGGAACTGGGGATATCCATCACCACCGTTCGCCGCTGGCGTAACCGCAGCCAGATTTCTGATAATCACACTACGCCGCATTTAATACACAAAGTTCTGAGACAAGAACAAGAGGCATTGATTAACACGCTGCGTGACGTCCTTCGTGCGCCGCTGGACGAGTTGCTGTTTATGGTTAATGAAGGACTGGGGATCGCCATTTCCCGAGCAACGCTGAACCGTTATCTGCATCCGGCGCATAAAGGGCGAAAGAATGCCGCGCCGCAGGGAAAGAAGGCATTAAAGGCTGGGTTACGTGCGGATACGCTGATGCTCCATTACCGCCTGGTGGCGCTCTCAATGGACGACGGCGGCGAGCATCATCTGCTGTGGGCGCAGGAGCCGATTAGCGGCTGGTGCTTTGGCCGCATCTATTGCGGGATTTCGCCCGCGCTGGTTGATAGCTGGCTGGAGCAGGTGCTGGAAGCCTGTCCGGCTAAGATACAATGTCTTGAGACTTACGTACAAAAAGGCTTTCATCCTTCCAGCGCGGGGCTGTTGTGTAGAGCGGTAGCGGCACAAGAGGTTGGGGCGGTGCAGCTGAGTGAAAGATTAGCCGACGTTATCCCGGCACTGGATGAACCCGATGCGACTCTCCAGCGTCTCTGCGCGCTGTGGAACCAGGGGCGGACACAAAAAAAGCTGGGCGATATGACGCCGCAGGCGTTTCTTGAGTCGCTGGGGCAGAGGTAA
- the celB gene encoding PTS cellobiose transporter subunit IIC, which translates to MNNVLGFLEAKLMPLAAKTAQQRHLGAIRGAYVSFMPFIIVGSILLVISSFPNQAYQQFMASTFGASWSAIIEIPFNAVFSTMSLFISFLVAYRLAEHYGDDRISCGILSLVGFLILTPFIKVAENGGITVIPVEWIGTKGLFVAMIGSLLWTELFCWLKRKKLVIKMPEGVPPAVQESFAALIPALLVMILILAIRIGFEHTHYVTIHQFIYEVVASPVRHYGTSYFGALMTVFSITILWSVGINSGSMINGIIRPLWMENQTDNIAAIQAGVTPPHIITEQFFDMIWMGGAGATLSLVIAMLIFARSKNMREVARLGAGASIFNINEPILFGLPVIMNPIMLIPFNLVPLVLVTVQYAAMKIGAVAVTTGVFIPWTLPPVISGFIVTGHLSGSIMQLLNLLIGAMLYLPFMRIVDKQYRAAEITARAETDNTLAKQE; encoded by the coding sequence ATGAACAATGTTCTGGGATTTCTTGAAGCTAAATTGATGCCTCTGGCGGCGAAAACCGCCCAGCAGCGTCACCTTGGTGCTATCCGCGGCGCCTACGTTTCATTCATGCCTTTTATTATTGTCGGTTCAATTTTGCTGGTGATTTCGTCATTCCCCAATCAGGCGTATCAGCAATTTATGGCCAGCACCTTCGGTGCCAGCTGGAGCGCGATTATCGAGATCCCGTTTAACGCGGTCTTCTCAACCATGTCACTGTTTATCAGCTTCCTGGTAGCCTACCGCCTGGCAGAACACTACGGCGATGACCGTATCTCCTGCGGCATCCTCTCGCTGGTAGGTTTTCTTATTCTGACGCCGTTTATCAAGGTGGCAGAAAACGGCGGCATCACGGTGATCCCGGTGGAATGGATTGGTACCAAAGGATTATTCGTCGCCATGATCGGTTCGCTTCTGTGGACCGAGCTCTTCTGCTGGTTAAAGCGTAAGAAACTGGTGATTAAGATGCCGGAAGGCGTTCCGCCTGCGGTACAGGAATCTTTCGCCGCGCTGATCCCGGCGCTGCTGGTGATGATTCTGATCCTGGCGATTCGTATCGGGTTTGAGCATACCCACTACGTAACCATCCATCAGTTTATTTATGAGGTCGTCGCCTCGCCGGTGCGTCACTACGGCACCTCCTATTTTGGTGCGCTGATGACCGTCTTCAGCATCACCATTCTGTGGTCGGTCGGCATCAACTCCGGTTCAATGATTAACGGCATCATTCGTCCGCTGTGGATGGAAAACCAGACCGATAACATCGCCGCCATTCAGGCTGGTGTGACGCCTCCGCACATCATTACCGAACAGTTCTTCGATATGATCTGGATGGGCGGCGCGGGCGCGACGCTATCGCTGGTGATTGCGATGCTGATTTTCGCCCGCAGCAAAAATATGCGCGAAGTCGCCCGCCTCGGCGCAGGTGCCTCAATCTTTAATATCAACGAACCGATTCTCTTCGGTCTGCCGGTGATCATGAATCCGATCATGCTGATCCCGTTTAACCTGGTGCCTTTGGTGCTGGTGACGGTGCAGTACGCGGCGATGAAAATCGGTGCGGTGGCAGTGACTACCGGGGTCTTTATTCCGTGGACCCTGCCGCCGGTCATCAGCGGTTTTATCGTCACCGGGCATCTCAGCGGTAGCATCATGCAACTGCTTAATCTGTTGATTGGCGCGATGCTGTACCTGCCTTTCATGCGCATCGTCGATAAGCAGTATCGCGCGGCGGAAATCACCGCCCGCGCCGAAACGGACAACACGCTTGCTAAACAGGAGTAA
- a CDS encoding N(4)-(beta-N-acetylglucosaminyl)-L-asparaginase — MWGIIATWRMALEGVTESAAALAAGADTSTAVVNAVAAVEDFPLYKSVGYGGLPTENGEVELDAAYMNGDTLAFGAVGNLVDIANPVKVAHALSRQRYNSLLVGQGAREWALSQGFAAKEMLTERALQHYRKRCRETLDKGLSPYDGHDTVGIIGLDKQGSMSVATSTSGLFMKKRGRLGDSPIIGSGFYCDSETGAATATGVGEDLMKGCTSYEIVRRMAQGMTPQQAADSVVCELEDKLMSRFGRAGDLSVVCMNRRGEFGAATNIKTFSFVIASATQPLTVFCAERVQEKTHYRPVDDEWMQAYAARIRAPIEE; from the coding sequence ATGTGGGGAATTATTGCCACCTGGCGAATGGCGCTGGAAGGGGTAACGGAATCCGCTGCGGCGCTGGCCGCCGGGGCTGACACCTCTACCGCCGTAGTGAATGCGGTAGCCGCAGTCGAAGATTTTCCGCTGTACAAATCAGTAGGCTATGGCGGCTTACCAACGGAAAACGGCGAGGTCGAGCTGGACGCCGCCTATATGAACGGCGACACCCTGGCGTTCGGCGCGGTTGGCAATCTGGTGGACATCGCCAATCCGGTCAAGGTGGCTCACGCCCTGAGCCGCCAGCGATACAACAGCCTGCTGGTCGGTCAGGGCGCCCGTGAGTGGGCGCTGAGTCAGGGATTCGCCGCTAAAGAGATGCTGACCGAGCGGGCGCTGCAGCACTATCGCAAACGCTGCCGCGAAACGCTGGATAAAGGCCTCAGTCCCTACGATGGCCACGACACCGTAGGCATTATCGGCCTCGATAAACAAGGTTCCATGAGCGTCGCAACGTCAACCAGCGGCCTGTTTATGAAAAAACGCGGGCGGCTGGGCGACTCGCCGATTATTGGTTCCGGCTTCTATTGCGATAGCGAAACCGGGGCCGCTACGGCGACCGGCGTCGGTGAAGATCTGATGAAGGGCTGTACCAGCTACGAGATCGTGCGGCGAATGGCTCAGGGGATGACCCCGCAGCAGGCAGCAGATTCAGTGGTGTGCGAACTGGAAGACAAGCTGATGTCGCGCTTTGGTCGCGCGGGGGATCTTTCGGTGGTCTGCATGAACCGCCGCGGCGAATTCGGCGCGGCGACCAATATCAAAACCTTCTCTTTTGTGATCGCCAGCGCGACGCAGCCGCTCACCGTGTTTTGCGCCGAGCGCGTGCAGGAGAAAACCCATTATCGTCCGGTGGACGACGAATGGATGCAGGCCTACGCCGCACGCATTCGCGCCCCCATCGAGGAGTAA
- a CDS encoding leucyl aminopeptidase family protein has protein sequence MLDYRFINHLDSTCNGAHLVTWPGSTLLAQSPHNASPLLAEMVEQAARGEVADARFGCSPFARITLIPQSLWQDSLNDSLIETLRPLFKAPVSDALVFDCSPGEAHGAMGKALRYLFNLDWQLDDLGLHQVKTVRPRLRQLALYALPAQQAALETLAYQQQATAHGMLAARRLADLPSEQCTPQYVVEEAQRLCADIPSLRCEMLDERAIIDQGLGLLHAVGKGSERPPRLLAIHYDGITDGPVRCYVGKGVTFDTGGLWLKEGAGMYTMKYDMCGAANVLGLMLSIAKLALPVRVMGVLALAENAIGPNAMQPGSVARACNGLTVEINNTDAEGRLVLSDAIAWASQRHPQARYIIDMATLTGAVVKALGYDLSGLMTQNETLRSALTQAGIESGDEVWSLPLDSRLKKQTESAIADLCNTPGNNAAISASAAWLLQHFCPPEIPWAHLDVSGTALWREGGKSVASGRPIPLLIQHLLNDISHV, from the coding sequence ATGTTGGATTATCGTTTCATTAACCATCTGGATAGCACCTGCAATGGCGCACATCTGGTGACCTGGCCCGGCAGTACGCTGTTAGCGCAATCCCCCCACAACGCCAGCCCCCTGCTCGCCGAAATGGTTGAGCAGGCCGCGCGCGGCGAAGTGGCGGATGCCCGCTTTGGCTGCTCGCCTTTCGCCCGCATTACGCTTATCCCGCAGTCGCTGTGGCAGGACTCGCTTAACGATAGCCTGATCGAGACGCTGCGCCCGTTGTTCAAAGCGCCGGTAAGCGATGCGCTGGTTTTTGATTGCTCGCCGGGAGAAGCACATGGGGCGATGGGCAAAGCGCTGCGCTATTTATTCAATCTCGACTGGCAGCTTGATGATTTAGGTCTGCATCAGGTGAAGACCGTCAGGCCCCGCCTGCGCCAGCTCGCGCTTTACGCGTTGCCAGCACAACAAGCGGCGCTGGAAACGCTGGCTTATCAGCAGCAGGCCACCGCGCACGGTATGCTCGCCGCACGACGGTTAGCGGACCTCCCTTCCGAGCAGTGCACGCCGCAGTATGTCGTAGAAGAAGCCCAGCGTCTGTGCGCGGACATTCCTTCTCTACGCTGCGAGATGCTGGATGAGCGGGCGATTATTGACCAGGGGCTCGGGCTGCTGCATGCGGTAGGAAAAGGTTCTGAGCGCCCGCCGCGCTTGCTGGCGATTCATTATGATGGCATCACCGATGGCCCGGTTCGCTGCTACGTCGGTAAAGGCGTGACCTTTGATACCGGCGGACTGTGGCTGAAGGAAGGCGCCGGGATGTATACCATGAAGTATGACATGTGCGGCGCGGCCAACGTGCTCGGCCTGATGCTGAGCATCGCGAAGCTTGCGCTGCCGGTGCGGGTGATGGGCGTGCTGGCGCTGGCGGAAAACGCCATTGGCCCTAACGCCATGCAGCCCGGCAGCGTCGCGCGCGCCTGTAACGGCTTAACGGTTGAGATCAACAATACCGATGCCGAGGGTCGTCTGGTGCTGTCCGACGCCATCGCCTGGGCCAGCCAGCGGCATCCGCAGGCGCGCTATATTATCGATATGGCAACGCTGACCGGCGCGGTGGTGAAAGCGCTGGGTTATGACCTCAGTGGTTTAATGACTCAAAACGAAACCCTGCGATCGGCGTTGACTCAGGCGGGAATAGAGAGCGGAGATGAAGTCTGGTCACTGCCGCTGGACAGTCGGCTGAAGAAACAGACCGAAAGCGCGATTGCCGATCTTTGCAATACGCCGGGCAACAACGCGGCAATCAGTGCCTCCGCCGCCTGGCTGTTGCAGCATTTCTGTCCGCCGGAAATCCCGTGGGCCCACCTCGACGTCAGCGGCACGGCGCTGTGGCGCGAAGGCGGCAAGAGCGTGGCCTCCGGCAGGCCAATACCGCTGCTGATCCAGCATCTGCTCAACGATATCAGCCATGTTTAA
- a CDS encoding IS110 family transposase yields the protein MNIKRIGLDLAKNVFQIHAVDHHEHVVVRKSIRRAHMHAYFSQLAPCTIGIEACASSHYWSRELTRMGHTVRIIPPKFVKPYLKGNKNDANDAEAICEAISRPAMRFVAVKTERQQTLQAEHRVRARVIKSRTALCNEIRGFLGEFGVVLPVGISQLRKALPEILSQQEQWDDRFMRLLCELAEELRMLDDRVAGHDRRLAEAAREDICIQRLMKIEGIGVITASAMVALLGDATQFKNGREMAAYVGLVPRQHSSGGKQQLGHISKRGDSYLRTLVIHGARSVLKTCAGKEDRRSQWLQSVAERRNRNIATVALANKNVRIAWAVLSRGEDYHGSRVAG from the coding sequence ATGAATATTAAACGTATCGGTCTTGACCTGGCAAAAAATGTCTTTCAGATCCATGCCGTGGATCACCATGAGCATGTCGTCGTACGAAAATCTATTCGCCGCGCCCACATGCACGCTTATTTCTCTCAGCTGGCTCCCTGCACCATCGGGATTGAAGCCTGCGCATCATCCCACTACTGGTCCCGCGAACTCACCCGCATGGGGCATACCGTGCGCATTATTCCCCCGAAATTCGTCAAGCCTTACCTCAAAGGCAACAAGAATGATGCCAACGATGCCGAAGCCATCTGTGAAGCCATCAGCCGCCCCGCCATGCGCTTCGTCGCGGTTAAGACAGAGCGCCAGCAGACCCTTCAGGCGGAGCATCGCGTGCGGGCCAGAGTGATAAAAAGCCGCACGGCGCTGTGCAACGAGATACGGGGCTTTCTGGGCGAATTCGGCGTGGTGCTGCCGGTCGGCATCAGCCAGTTGCGTAAGGCGCTGCCGGAGATACTGTCACAGCAGGAGCAGTGGGATGACCGGTTTATGCGCCTGCTGTGCGAGCTGGCCGAAGAGCTGCGGATGCTGGATGACCGGGTGGCGGGGCATGACCGGCGGCTCGCAGAGGCGGCGCGGGAAGATATCTGCATCCAGCGGCTGATGAAAATAGAAGGTATCGGCGTGATAACCGCCAGCGCGATGGTGGCGTTGTTGGGTGACGCGACGCAGTTTAAGAACGGTCGGGAGATGGCGGCTTATGTGGGGCTGGTTCCCCGGCAGCACTCAAGCGGCGGTAAGCAGCAGCTGGGGCATATCAGCAAGCGGGGTGACAGCTACCTGCGTACGCTGGTCATCCACGGGGCACGGTCAGTTCTGAAGACATGTGCAGGCAAAGAAGACCGGCGGAGCCAGTGGCTGCAGTCGGTGGCGGAAAGACGGAACCGGAATATCGCGACGGTGGCGCTGGCGAACAAGAATGTGCGGATAGCGTGGGCGGTGCTGAGTCGCGGAGAAGATTACCATGGTTCACGGGTCGCCGGTTAA
- a CDS encoding MFS transporter — MSSCIAAEESLASAKPAWRAVYALALGVFGLIVAEFLPASLLTPMAASLGVSEGMAGQAVTATALVALFTGLLITTATRNIDRRWVLMFFSVLQIISSMMVAFAGTLEFLLLGRLLLGIAIGGFWSMSTATAMRLVPAAMVPKALAIIFSAVSIATVVAAPLGSYFGALIGWRNVFIICALPSVVALLWQLWVLPSMRPESAGSFATLFKVLRRPGMIGGMLATILIFSGHFAFFTYLRPFLETVAQASVEGVSLILLGFGVANFIGTSIAGHLLARSLRMTLALVPLAISVLALMMVTFGHFALLDGLLVAMWGFAFGLVPVGWSTWLATTVPDEAESAGGLLVASIQLAIGAGAAGGGAVFDLNGASGVFAGSGLLLVSAMVIVLFAVRVKPVVSEE, encoded by the coding sequence ATGAGTTCTTGCATTGCCGCTGAAGAGAGTCTGGCAAGCGCTAAGCCTGCGTGGCGCGCCGTTTATGCGCTGGCGCTGGGGGTGTTCGGCCTGATTGTCGCTGAGTTTCTTCCTGCTAGCTTGTTAACGCCGATGGCAGCAAGCCTTGGGGTCAGCGAAGGCATGGCGGGGCAGGCGGTAACCGCAACGGCGCTGGTGGCGTTGTTCACCGGCCTGTTGATCACTACTGCGACCAGAAACATTGACCGCCGCTGGGTGCTGATGTTTTTTTCCGTTTTGCAAATCATCTCCAGCATGATGGTGGCGTTCGCCGGAACGCTTGAGTTTTTACTGCTTGGACGATTGTTGTTAGGGATTGCGATTGGCGGCTTCTGGTCGATGTCGACCGCCACCGCTATGCGCCTGGTTCCGGCGGCGATGGTACCGAAAGCGCTGGCGATCATCTTTTCTGCTGTGTCGATTGCCACCGTGGTTGCCGCGCCGCTGGGGAGCTATTTCGGCGCGCTGATAGGCTGGCGCAACGTGTTTATTATTTGCGCATTGCCAAGCGTGGTTGCGCTGTTGTGGCAGCTGTGGGTATTGCCTTCGATGCGCCCGGAAAGCGCGGGCAGCTTCGCGACGCTGTTCAAAGTGTTGCGCCGTCCGGGCATGATTGGCGGGATGTTGGCGACTATCCTCATTTTCAGCGGTCACTTTGCCTTCTTCACCTATCTGCGACCGTTTCTGGAGACCGTGGCGCAGGCCAGCGTCGAAGGGGTTTCCCTGATCTTGTTGGGTTTTGGGGTAGCGAACTTCATCGGTACGTCGATTGCCGGTCATCTGCTGGCCAGAAGTCTGCGCATGACGCTGGCGTTGGTGCCGCTGGCGATCAGCGTGCTGGCGCTGATGATGGTGACGTTCGGGCACTTCGCGCTGTTGGATGGTTTGTTAGTGGCGATGTGGGGTTTTGCCTTCGGCCTGGTGCCGGTGGGTTGGTCAACGTGGCTTGCCACTACGGTGCCGGATGAGGCGGAAAGCGCGGGCGGGCTGTTGGTGGCATCTATTCAATTGGCGATTGGCGCGGGTGCGGCAGGCGGCGGAGCGGTGTTCGATCTTAACGGTGCCAGCGGGGTTTTCGCCGGTAGCGGTTTGTTGCTGGTCAGCGCGATGGTGATTGTGTTGTTTGCGGTAAGAGTCAAACCGGTGGTGAGCGAGGAGTAG
- a CDS encoding AraC family transcriptional regulator has protein sequence MTQQALDLTSELLRGMRLSGVNYRRIETSRPFGVEFGFVPGKAQFHFISRGPVLLRMVSGQRLMLQSGDALFIPNGDGHVLLSDDQAEVVNVSRLPSEPVCNSVSCIKNACDNEKSDSAIIFSACMDFELGGMQPLVKAMPEVMLVSSLLTTRPEIQPMLAAMERETLTRQAGYAGILARLADVVAALIVRGWVECGCGNATGWVQVLRDPKLAKAIYVMHQQPGINWKVEDLAREAGTSRSVFAERFLSATGTTPARYLTELRMRLAVQYISHEGQALEKVAFKLGYSSHAAFSRAFKRITGKAPGALRDLSRGEEF, from the coding sequence ATGACCCAGCAAGCCCTCGATCTCACCAGTGAACTGCTGCGCGGCATGCGTCTTTCCGGCGTTAACTATCGCCGCATCGAGACCAGCCGCCCGTTCGGCGTCGAATTCGGCTTCGTGCCCGGTAAAGCGCAGTTCCACTTTATTAGCCGGGGACCGGTACTGCTGCGCATGGTCAGCGGTCAGCGCCTGATGTTACAAAGCGGCGATGCGTTATTTATTCCCAACGGCGATGGCCATGTGCTGCTCTCCGATGACCAGGCTGAGGTGGTCAACGTGTCCAGACTTCCCAGCGAACCGGTCTGCAACTCGGTAAGCTGTATCAAAAACGCCTGTGACAACGAAAAAAGCGACAGCGCCATTATCTTCAGCGCCTGTATGGACTTTGAACTGGGCGGCATGCAGCCGCTGGTCAAAGCGATGCCGGAAGTGATGCTGGTCAGCAGCCTGTTGACCACTCGCCCGGAGATCCAGCCGATGCTCGCCGCCATGGAGCGTGAAACCCTGACGCGTCAGGCGGGCTATGCTGGCATTCTGGCGCGGCTGGCGGATGTGGTCGCCGCGCTGATTGTGCGGGGTTGGGTGGAGTGCGGTTGCGGCAATGCCACCGGTTGGGTGCAGGTGCTGCGCGACCCGAAGCTGGCCAAAGCCATTTACGTCATGCACCAACAGCCCGGAATCAACTGGAAGGTCGAAGATTTGGCTCGCGAGGCGGGAACCTCCCGCTCGGTATTTGCCGAACGCTTTCTCTCCGCCACCGGTACCACGCCAGCCCGCTACCTGACCGAGTTGCGGATGCGGCTGGCGGTGCAGTACATTTCCCATGAGGGACAGGCGCTGGAAAAAGTGGCCTTCAAACTGGGCTACAGTTCGCATGCCGCCTTTAGCCGCGCCTTTAAGCGCATCACCGGCAAAGCGCCGGGCGCACTGCGTGACCTGTCGCGGGGAGAAGAGTTTTAG